One Xylocopa sonorina isolate GNS202 chromosome 18, iyXylSono1_principal, whole genome shotgun sequence DNA segment encodes these proteins:
- the Hob gene encoding bridge-like lipid transfer protein family member hobbit isoform X2, with protein sequence MTGLIGLCTICFILYCSFTWVIPRFIAWLVKRRYKIYLRVGHISLPYFILRDVNVSKNGFTLQVEEISIRSSLFSSDVAKLLAVIMKDVRINKDVQVKTVRIVRKSKGTMDFRNKKIPPIIITFIQFMAVHVENLSLLILGNGWLANGSAESLSLDGSVVHGARTLLASAAVIGGAMKLLHHASDACLSQISFAGTAEATLKAKGELSVEKLYIGITQTEGSGGAGLVTFFKGRSSLSNAASSYSDSSNVDSSSELLARLAPVIPKDFILKVGSSSVITGREDGVVLGLEGTMKGLQITAKFQPSTMLLNLTLNLDGLSIRSKLPVLTLRSLIVNSKMEQNSLQIATQISNLSITYDHKDWETILCNTNSEVSKLPVGDITIKKTLPWLDVKVNTELYDSSLCIKLLDVHEASCSVAHIKFSLNTFEDATDSLNTELVVESLYCTLNGSNNITSEVYHQWGTPLSIGVLLATTRTNAIGIAIDALVTEWSLELAKFLKEAYKCCQRYNRRIETVNDTRESDNVVQLNLKLTNCNLFFIAENNLSVMMRLDTANLEYNTKRLVAVTEGVSAITLNKNETIICQHAQALVHPFLAIRKCKGAVTSETINISLDGTSFAWSPNLHLRLLQLWLESEDFRSIVGRDASTIQSTMQGEKVENRQKRLIDILATGGISLSIDISPKHFLELSSDHLRWSQGEWRLNYVSATLDMADIIKIEGFELTRVADNQEVRLERQSNEGFVLDWNETWMLNIESVKACFPYEHQFTDAIQNELFSIKKWLKEIHSSSSSSSSSSSSHEKEKCLPCDLIIKIKKWVFEVSDDPFEVRLRDNYELLEDEYKESLKRQAMLDAKVQELCRAHLLLPQGKVEELYASLNKKNAEIYVQRWKQMQRAGPARTRLFAWSMSDIEILALADPSTNGTEHATKAIREMDAETPWPEDGLEFSTLWVRGISLKCAEWKLQLRDFPQPLLVVESLSVWGRLAGAEALAPPRARRTVTIEVGAPWEDIVVERGMTSLKYYHDLNWDIDKYKYAFGPCWEPVIAQCNLSFEKIIHPSRDPSPPLPFWDKMRLTLHGRLTLCVKQLTVLLHGSLDPYNTTEEMELTWTGLELDWTQGRIIVKGDLDVYVRTASKYDDCRLLHLPNVRLSIKLAWVCLGDPRDHHAAIPCAPDRLPEYSSNQEHDSFRAFRSQNVNVSLSLETKPTGSPTLASAPNALLYGSTLRWFENLKFILSGATRPTRKGPLFKNTRPRKKQLSRHYRKVRLTLAFHRFHVSYWMSFAMQRGFELTGGRVACSCEHNLSLHPIDDGLIHRPRAEWSVVYMNCELSDAEIWLKSALHEDKETVSLRQPVEKCYCLSVARVSYGREAMVTGVTGSDTPTHRLVVHDLKGAWTKTNRDVAFALFDSFIKTQQLKKNLSTAALKGFHRESTSTPHKNRTRSHEVVQNAVTQINSSSTTKPQQGEAVGMLQRLIAEAANKPVAFSDDLSVQTRGQQLRGLAACHQDDVLHKNWLIALVNSQVLLKGIETRGYVILSAAKAEILQRIHQPVWKERTLVSKTTWVGSLECMQYYATVSANIDENIDDNIMWLTLDNIQEKDSTVIAGLPDVPALVGSGQSVGGVVSQTVGGGGGPQHQLQRIVSRCKCEFFYVGYGQALDAGSIDQVPPPPREEVSLWERKELSAADAFTLMHHDLDNREEKKRRNVCKGCDSNCNYTRSKIKNGRFNNCKTLYAG encoded by the exons ATGACTGGTTTAATTGGCTTGTGTACCATTTGTTTTATTCTTTATTGTAGCTTTACTTG GGTGATACCAAGATTCATAGCATGGTTAGTGAAAAGACGATACAAAATTTATCTACGTGTCGGACATATTTCGCTGCCGTACTTTATACTACGAGATGTAAATGTTTCTAAAAATGGTTTCACATTG CAAGTGGAGGAAATCAGTATACGTAGCAGTCTATTTAGTAGTGACGTCGCAAAACTTTTGGCCGTGATCATGAAAGATGTTAGAATTAACAAAGACGTACAGGTAAAAACTGTACGGATAGTAAGAAAGTCGAAAGGGACGATGGATTTTCGAAATAAGAAAATTCCACCGATAATTATAACATTTATACAA tTTATGGCTGTGCATGTAGAAAATTTAAGTCTTCTAATTTTGGGTAATGGTTGGCTAGCTAATGGAAGCGCAGAGAGTCTCAGTTTGGATGGTAGTGTCGTTCATGGTGCGCGCACTCTTCTTGCCTCTGCTGCGGTTATAGGTGGAGCAATGAAATTGCTACATCACGCATCCGATGCTTGCCTTTCGCAAATATCCTTCGCTGGGACAGCTGAAGCAACTCTAAAGGCTAAAGGAGAACTTTCGGTAGAG AAATTGTACATCGGAATAACGCAGACAGAGGGTTCTGGAGGAGCGGGTCTTGTTACGTTCTTCAAGGGCAGGAGTTCTTTATCTAATGCTGCATCCTCCTACTCAGATTCATCGAATGTCGATTCATCGAGCGAACTGTTAGCTCGATTAGCACCAGTCATACCGAAG gattttattttgaaagtagGCAGTTCGTCTGTAATTACGGGTAGAGAAGATGGCGTGGTACTTGGTTTAGAAGGGACAATGAAGGGTCTGCAAATCACCGCGAAATTTCAACCATCCACCATGTTATTAAACCTTACTTTAAATTTGGATGGGCTATCAATCCGTAGTAAACTTCCTGTTTTAACATTACGGTCCTTAATAGTAAATTCAAAG ATGGAGCAGAACAGTTTACAAATTGCTACACAAATCAGTAATCTTTCTATTACTTACGATCATAAAGACTGGGAGACAATATTGTGTAATACCAATAGCGAGGTTTCAAAGCTACCTGTTGGTGATATAACAATAAAAAAAACATTACCATGGTTAGATGTAAAAGTGAACACTGAACTTTATGATTCGTCGTTATGTATCAAATTATTGGATGTTCATGAAGCTTCGTGCAGTGTAGCTCAtataaaattttcattaaatACATTTGAAG ATGCGACAGACAGTTTAAACACAGAGTTAGTAGTGGAATCTTTATATTGCACTTTAAATGGTTCTAATAACATTACTTCGGAAGTATATCACCAGTGGGGAACTCCATTATCTATTGGAGTATTATTAGCTACGACGCGTACCAATGCCATTGGAATTGCTATTGATGCTCTTGTAACAGAATGGAGTTTGGAACTTGCTAAATTTCTCAAAGAAGCATACAA ATGTTGCCAAAGGTACAACAGAAGAATTGAGACAGTAAATGATACTAGGGAATCAGATAATGTTGTTCAATTAAATCTTAAACTTACAAATTGTAATCTATTCTTTATCGCAGAAAATAATC TATCTGTCATGATGCGTTTGGACACTGCAAATTTAGAGTATAATACAAAACGGTTAGTGGCCGTCACGGAGGGTGTGAGCGCGATAACATTAaacaaaaatgaaacaattatctGCCAACACGCACAAGCATTGGTACATCCATTTTTAGCTATAAGGAAATGTAAAGGTGCAGTCACTTCTGAAACAATCAATATAAGCCTGGATGGTACGAGCTTTGCATGGAGTCCAAATTTACACCTTCGTCTCCTACAGCTTTGGCTAGAATCGGAAGATTTTCGATCAATCGTAGGCCGGGACGCGTCAACGATTCAATCAACCATGCAAG GTGAAAAAGTTGAAAACCGACAGAAACGACTGATAGATATACTGGCCACTGGAGGCATCAGTTTGTCCATAGATATTTCTCCAAAACACTTTTTAGAACTTTCATCAGATCATCTGCGGTGGTCGCAAGGGGAATGGAGATTAAATTACGTAAGCGCCACTTTAGATATGGCTGATATAATTAAGATCGaaggattcgaattaactagagTAGCGGATAATCAAGAGGTACGGCTTGAAAGACAAAGTAATGAAGGTTTTGTTTTGGATTGGAACGAAACGTGGATGCTTAACATCGAGTCGGTGAAAGCTTGCTTTCCGTACGAACATCAGTTTACCGATGCGATTCAAAATGAATTATTTAGCATAAAGAAATGGTTAAAAGAAATtcattcgtcgtcgtcgtcgtcatcgtcatcatcatccagtcatgaaaaagagaaatgtctACCATGTGATTTAATTATAAAG ATAAAAAAATGGGTATTTGAGGTAAGCGATGACCCGTTTGAAGTACGATTACGGGATAACTATGAACTTTTGGAAGATGAATATAAAGAAAGTTTAAAACGGCAAGCCATGCTCGATGCTAAAGTGCAGGAATTGTGTCGTGCTCATTTGTTACTTCCCCAGGGTAAAGTCGAGGAATTATACGCAAGTTTAAATAAAAAGAATGCCGAGATATATGTGCAGCGATGGAAACAAATGCAACGTGCTGGTCCAGCTAGAACGCGATTATTTGCCTGGTCTATGTCGGATATTGAAATATTAGCGTTAGCCGATCCATCAACTAATGGTACGGAACATGCGACGAAAGCAATTCGTGAAATGGACGCGGAAACTCCTTGGCCAGAGGATGGTCTTGAATTCAGTACACTATGGGTTAGAGGAATCAGTTTAAAATGCGCCGAATGGAAATTACAATTGCGTGACTTTCCACAACCTTTACTTGTAGTGGAAAGCTTAAGCGTATGGGGCAGATTAGCAGGAGCGGAGGCCTTGGCCCCTCCACGAGCCAGACGGACCGTAACAATTGAAGTTGGCGCTCCTTGGGAAGACATTGTCGTCGAAAGAGGAATGACATCATTGAAGTATTATCATGATCTGAATTGGGATATTGATAAATACAAGTACGCATTTGGCCCTTGTTGGGAACCGGTGATTGCGCAATGTAATCTCAGTTTTGAGAAAATCATTCATCCATCGAGAGATCCAAGTCCTCCGTTGCCATTTTGGGACAAAATGCGATTAACCCTACACGGGAGATTAACACTTTGCGTGAAACAATTGACCGTGTTACTGCATGGCTCATTGGATCCATATAATACGACCGAGGAGATGGAATTGACGTGGActggattagaactcgattggaCGCAAGGTCGAATCATCGTGAAAGGTGATTTGGACGTCTACGTACGCACAGCTAGCAAATACGACGATTGTAGATTGCTACATTTACCGAATGTACGTTTGAGCATTAAACTAGCCTGGGTTTGTTTAGGCGATCCTAGGGATCATCATGCTGCTATACCATGCGCTCCAGACAGGTTGCCGGAGTATTCGAGCAATCAGGAACACGATTCGTTCAGAGCGTTTCGCTCGCAAAATGTGAACGTTAGCCTCTCGCTTGAAACGAAACCAACCGGATCTCCGACACTGGCAAGCGCGCCGAATGCGTTGCTCTACGGTAGCACACTCAGATGGTTTGAGAATCTAAAGTTCATTTTGTCTGGGGCAACAAGACCAACGAGGAAGGGGCCGCTCTTTAAAAATACCAGACCTAGGAAGAAACAGTTGAGCAGACATTACAGGAAAGTTCGGCTGACATTGGCGTTCCATCGATTTCACGTAAGCTATTGGATGTCGTTTGCGATGCAACGTGGATTCGAGCTAACTGGCGGAAGAGTGGCGTGTAGCTGCGAGCACAACTTGTCCTTGCATCCAATCGACGACGGATTAATACATCGGCCTAGAGCCGAATGGTCGGTGGTTTACATGAATTGCGAGCTTAGCGACGCGGAAATATGGTTGAAAAGCGCTCTTCACGAGGACAAAGAAACCGTCTCGCTTCGGCAACCAGTCGAAAAGTGCTACTGTTTGAGTGTAGCCCGCGTCAGTTACGGCAGAGAGGCAATGGTAACTGGGGTCACTGGAAGCGATACACCTACGCACAGACTTGTCGTACACGATTTGAAGGGAGCTTGGACGAAGACCAACAGAGACGTCGCGTTTGCCTTGTTCGATTCTTTCATAAAGACTCAACAGTTGAAGAAAAATCTGTCTACCGCCGCTTTAAAAGGTTTCCACAGAGAAAGTACCTCGACACCGCACAAGAATCGAACGAGATCGCACGAAGTCGTACAAAACGCTGTTACACAAATTAATTCGTCGTCCACAACGAAGCCGCAACAGGGCGAAGCTGTCGGTATGCTGCAAAGATTGATAGCCGAGGCTGCAAACAAACCGGTTGCATTTAGCGACGACTTATCGGTGCAAACGAGGGGTCAACAATTACGCGGCCTTGCAGCTTGTCACCAAGATGATGTACTTCATAAAAATTGGCTAA TTGCTTTAGTAAATAGTCAAGTATTACTGAAAGGTATTGAGACGCGGGGTTACGTAATTTTATCCGCAGCTAAAGCAGAAATATTACAGAGAATTCATCAACCTGTATGGAAAGAGAGAACGCTAGTGTCAAAAACAACTTGGGTTGGATCGTTGGAATGTATGCAGTACTACGCAACTGTCAGTGCTAACATAGACGAAAATATAGACGACAACATAATGTGGTTAACATTGGACAATATACAA GAGAAAGATTCGACGGTGATAGCTGGCTTACCAGACGTGCCGGCACTAGTAGGTTCCGGACAGAGTGTCGGTGGTGTTGTGAGTCAAACAGTTGGCGGTGGTGGTGGGCCGCAACATCAGCTGCAACGTATCGTCTcgagatgtaaatgcgagttcTTCTATGTTGGTTATGGTCAAGCTTTAGATGCTGGCTCTATCGATCAAGTCCCTCCACCGCCAAGGGAAGAAGTCAGTCTGTGGGAGAGAAAAGAGCTTTCTGCAGCcgacgcatttacgttgatgcATCACGATTTGGAT AACCGAGAAGAAAAGAAGCGTCGGAACGTTTGCAAAGGATGCGATTCCAATTGCAATTACACTCGGTCGAAGATCAAAAACGGCCGATTCAACAATTGCAAAACACTGTACGCGGGTTAG